In Micromonospora sp. LH3U1, one genomic interval encodes:
- a CDS encoding MFS transporter translates to MRVFNLIWSGQAISLIGSAMTTFGIGVWIFAHTGSPTAFATLILAGSLPGLLTLPFAGVIIDRFDRRRVMLLSDLGTALGPLVLLTLSLAGGLELWHLYVMVAVSSVFKAFQWPAFASLVSQLVSKDQLSKANGRVGMAEAVGMVFGDLLGGALYGVLGLNGLLLVDLSTFLVATCTMLLSYRLRAAIPPVRSADAQRRPMLSEMAQGWQFIRQRRGLLGLLLFFAGYNLMMEMALVLLAPLVLSSHPPSALGVINAVGAVGMIAVSGIMSFTRQPKHLVRTILAVAVLHSFLLLGIGSSHGTPWLLAICMFGILGGYAVTNAVTPTLWQRKTPVELQGRVFSIRRLLAWSSGPIAFAVAGPLTEYVGTPLADGPLADSAGRITGTGTGGGISMVFLLSGVLLLAVVAITCVPRAVRRMEQELPDADEKDADEKEAPGLAVAATPS, encoded by the coding sequence GTGCGCGTCTTCAACCTGATCTGGTCGGGGCAGGCGATCTCGCTCATCGGTTCGGCAATGACGACGTTCGGCATCGGTGTGTGGATCTTCGCCCATACCGGGTCGCCGACGGCGTTCGCCACACTCATCCTGGCGGGCTCGCTGCCCGGCCTGCTCACGTTGCCGTTCGCCGGGGTGATCATCGACCGCTTCGACCGGCGCCGGGTGATGCTGCTCAGCGACCTGGGCACCGCTCTCGGGCCGCTGGTACTGCTGACGCTCAGCCTCGCGGGCGGGCTGGAGCTGTGGCACCTCTACGTGATGGTCGCGGTCAGCTCGGTCTTCAAAGCGTTCCAGTGGCCGGCCTTCGCCAGCCTCGTGTCGCAGTTGGTGTCCAAGGACCAGCTCAGCAAGGCCAACGGCCGGGTCGGTATGGCCGAGGCCGTCGGCATGGTCTTCGGTGACCTCCTCGGCGGAGCGCTGTACGGCGTGCTCGGCCTGAACGGCCTGCTGTTGGTCGACCTGTCCACGTTCCTCGTCGCGACGTGCACCATGCTGCTGTCCTACCGCCTCCGGGCCGCGATCCCGCCGGTCCGTTCCGCGGACGCGCAGCGCCGCCCGATGCTGTCCGAGATGGCCCAGGGCTGGCAGTTCATCAGGCAGCGCAGGGGCCTGCTCGGCCTGCTGCTCTTCTTCGCCGGCTACAACCTGATGATGGAGATGGCGCTCGTCCTTCTCGCGCCGCTGGTGCTCAGCTCGCACCCGCCGTCGGCCCTCGGCGTCATCAACGCCGTCGGCGCGGTCGGCATGATCGCCGTCAGCGGCATCATGAGTTTCACCCGGCAGCCGAAGCACCTGGTCCGTACCATCCTCGCGGTCGCCGTCCTGCACAGCTTCCTGCTGCTGGGCATCGGATCCAGCCACGGCACCCCCTGGCTGTTGGCCATCTGCATGTTCGGCATCCTGGGCGGCTACGCCGTGACCAACGCCGTCACGCCGACTCTCTGGCAGCGGAAAACCCCGGTGGAGTTGCAGGGCCGGGTCTTCTCCATCCGCCGCCTGCTCGCCTGGTCGTCCGGCCCGATCGCGTTCGCGGTCGCCGGCCCGCTCACCGAGTACGTCGGCACACCTCTGGCGGACGGGCCGCTGGCGGACAGCGCCGGGCGGATCACCGGAACGGGCACCGGCGGCGGGATCAGCATGGTGTTCCTGCTGTCCGGGGTGCTGCTGCTGGCCGTGGTCGCGATCACGTGTGTGCCCCGGGCGGTGCGGCGGATGGAGCAGGAACTGC
- a CDS encoding condensation domain-containing protein, which produces MPDPFSGVPGARVYRTGDLARREADGTLTFLGRGDDQVKIRGHRVEPAGIESVLRTLPGVEEAAVVPVRPVGLAGTVRLVGCVAPATLDADAVRSALRGLLPDYQVPAVIRVLPALPRTANNKVDRRALTALDEPAVRSAPPRTPTEAVVADVFAEVLGDERVGGGAMGRDDDFFARGGHSLLAARLAARLRVATGCEVPLRQILDLRTVAALADWIEAAAPVAGGAGPVVPAAPGRAGPTPGQESIWRHWRQQPDTAAYNVGFNARVEGHVDEVSLARALDALADRHPALRTRFPGVAEGPGVVVEPRVLLPLVRHDVSGAADPRQEAARRATAELRAPFDLERGPLARAVLVRCGEREHVLGLTVHHIVADGWTLSVLQRDLAALYGELAAGRLPQLPPVPGFDGYAAAQLARLDTPACEADAAFWRSRLHGMPALLPLATDRPRPKRWSLAGAVEPFDVDPDVAAGVRRLADEAGATPFVVLLAAFERWLHRLSGAERFLVAVPVANRPDPDSEQVAGPFANIVPVPADLAGEPTFRELVARVRETFLQVWEHRGLPYEKVVAAHAAADGSRPPLCQAMFAVQNLPPAGEGLAGLSATPLRLDRGTCRYELHMRCHETAGGLAGWLEYSTELFEREAVRERLNGFLSLLAEAVSAPDAPGGR; this is translated from the coding sequence GTGCCCGACCCCTTCTCCGGCGTTCCGGGCGCCCGCGTGTACCGCACCGGCGACCTCGCCCGCCGCGAGGCCGACGGCACGCTGACCTTCCTCGGCCGCGGCGACGACCAGGTCAAGATCCGCGGCCACCGTGTGGAACCGGCCGGGATCGAGAGCGTGCTGCGCACCCTGCCGGGTGTCGAGGAGGCGGCAGTCGTACCCGTGCGGCCCGTGGGCCTGGCAGGCACCGTCCGGCTCGTCGGCTGCGTCGCACCCGCCACCCTGGACGCCGATGCGGTGCGCTCGGCGCTGCGTGGCCTGCTGCCCGACTACCAGGTGCCCGCCGTCATCCGGGTGCTGCCCGCGCTGCCGCGCACCGCCAACAACAAAGTGGACCGTCGGGCGCTGACCGCGCTCGACGAGCCGGCGGTGCGTTCAGCGCCACCGCGCACGCCCACCGAGGCCGTGGTGGCCGACGTGTTCGCGGAGGTGCTCGGCGACGAGCGCGTTGGCGGCGGGGCGATGGGCCGGGACGACGACTTCTTCGCCCGCGGCGGGCACTCGCTGCTCGCGGCCCGGCTCGCGGCCCGGCTGCGCGTGGCCACGGGGTGTGAGGTGCCACTGCGGCAGATCCTCGACCTGCGCACGGTGGCCGCGCTCGCCGACTGGATCGAGGCCGCTGCACCGGTGGCGGGCGGGGCCGGCCCGGTGGTTCCGGCCGCGCCCGGCCGCGCCGGCCCTACTCCCGGCCAGGAGTCCATCTGGCGGCACTGGCGGCAGCAACCGGACACCGCCGCGTACAACGTCGGCTTCAACGCGCGGGTCGAGGGACACGTCGACGAGGTCTCCCTCGCCCGCGCCCTGGATGCGCTGGCCGACCGGCACCCGGCGTTGCGCACCCGTTTCCCCGGCGTGGCGGAGGGGCCGGGCGTCGTCGTGGAGCCTCGGGTGCTGCTGCCGCTGGTCCGGCACGACGTCTCGGGCGCCGCCGACCCGCGGCAGGAGGCGGCGCGGCGTGCCACCGCCGAGCTTCGAGCGCCCTTCGACCTGGAGCGCGGGCCGCTCGCGCGCGCCGTCCTCGTCCGCTGTGGCGAGCGGGAGCACGTGCTGGGTTTGACGGTGCACCACATCGTCGCCGACGGCTGGACGCTCTCGGTGCTCCAGCGCGACCTGGCCGCGCTCTACGGCGAGTTGGCCGCCGGCCGGCTGCCGCAGCTGCCGCCCGTGCCCGGCTTCGACGGCTACGCCGCGGCGCAGCTCGCCCGGCTGGACACGCCGGCATGCGAGGCCGACGCCGCCTTCTGGCGGAGCCGACTGCACGGCATGCCGGCGCTGTTGCCGCTGGCCACCGACCGGCCGCGGCCGAAGCGCTGGTCCCTGGCCGGCGCCGTGGAGCCGTTCGACGTCGATCCCGACGTGGCCGCCGGGGTGCGTCGGCTCGCGGACGAGGCCGGCGCGACCCCCTTCGTGGTGCTGCTGGCCGCCTTCGAGCGCTGGCTCCACCGGCTCAGCGGCGCGGAGCGCTTCCTCGTCGCCGTCCCGGTGGCCAACCGGCCCGACCCGGACTCCGAGCAGGTCGCCGGTCCGTTCGCGAACATCGTGCCGGTGCCCGCCGACCTCGCCGGGGAGCCGACGTTCCGTGAACTGGTCGCGCGGGTGCGGGAAACCTTCCTGCAGGTGTGGGAGCACCGCGGCCTGCCGTACGAGAAGGTGGTCGCCGCGCACGCCGCGGCTGACGGCAGCCGTCCGCCGCTGTGCCAGGCGATGTTCGCCGTGCAGAACCTGCCGCCGGCCGGGGAAGGGCTGGCAGGGCTGTCCGCCACGCCGCTTCGGCTGGATCGCGGCACCTGCCGCTACGAGCTGCACATGCGCTGCCACGAGACCGCTGGCGGGCTCGCCGGCTGGCTGGAATACAGCACCGAGCTCTTCGAGCGGGAGGCGGTGCGGGAACGGCTGAACGGCTTCCTGTCCCTGCTGGCCGAGGCGGTCAGTGCCCCCGATGCGCCCGGAGGTCGCTGA
- a CDS encoding amino acid adenylation domain-containing protein: MPASGADNRADKLRDLITQRLSAARSDRGPRTAIERSSGPGPSAPAQERMLFLEELEPGTSAYHLIMTFRLEGPIDAEELQRALRGIEERHEVLRSVYERRDGTETMVPHEPSFVLRRAELSDDPDAVEALQAAELRRTFDLRTGPVWRGLLARTDDTLHHLVLTAHHIAIDGWSMDILRQELAQGYAAELGRASRPAAPAVRYADYAAWERRVVAAGGHDEQLAYWRQRLADLPPALELPADRRPPQRRTRPGGLVHSFVDADLAGSVRALARDAAATPFMVLLACLQTLLHRYSGQSDFLLGVPVAGRTQPSTKPLIGLFVNTVVLRADCRPGLSFRELLDRARGDAAAAFAHQDVPFEHVVQSLPMTRDLAATPLFQVMLVWNVADQSASALGDAKAVYVPCAETGAAKFDLSLEVTEEGDSYELTLEYDRELWDEASAARILEHLVTLARAAVADPGQEIGRLPLLGAEERELAARHAEGPVREHPGPVDLAAMVAEQAARDGDAVALVYGGKELTYRELDRRANRLAHYLRALGAVPDEPVAVLLERSFDLVVAILGIVRSGAAYLPLDPDHPAGRTAAVLRDAAVRLVVTHTALAGVAEAAGCAPVCLDATPEAADIAARPGDWTLPAAWPDQLAYVFYTSGSTGRPKGVMVTHRAAHNQIRWQADRFGIGPGETVLLKTNVTFDDSVVEVFAALAGGARLVIAEPGGHRDPEYLRALMAGERVTYVRFVPTMLAALLEHGGDVPVPSLRVLKSAGEPLPPELAARCLAAFDAELYNAYGPTETAVNVTAARCFPDEPLVTIGTPVDNVRCHVLDDAFAPQPVGVPGTLYVGGVQLARGYLGRRGLTAEQFVPDPFGPPGGRLYRTGDLVRRLPDGRLDYLGRADRQVKIRGMRIELGEIESTLAEHPAVGQAVVAARDDRSGGVRLVAYLLPSAAGTPEAAALREWLSDRLPDYMVPAAFAVLPAFPLLPSGKVDRKSLPDPEPEATPAEAYEPPEGELERTVAEIWARVLGADQIGRNAGFFARGGHSLLAMEALLAVRERVNRQVPLRLFFEAPTLAAFVARVAELPASPDSAPTEPVRARGEGVADVSAAEARIWFADQLEPGDPAYNMPVVCRLRGGVDVAALQTALRALPAAHEALRTCFPSVDGQPVRVVADAVELPQRVVDLGHLGEQERRRALEAVLAEESEARFDLASGPLVRAAVVPLGDNELVLALTPHHIVADGWSIQLLIEDLSTAYRAALAGRPAELPGRLGAGDYASWRNRPVADEVRAAELAHWRERLAGAHGAPELPTDAPRDARDGSAGAALPFAVPPATADRVRELARVEGCTPFTVMLSAYAAVLARHCAADEVVLTMPVADRGRPDLDGIVGLLLDTAVLRIPVRSEDGFRTLLRAARTAVLDAQEHRLLPFDQVVDALGLDGRALTRYAVSMDPLRAGAAPFAGGVTLEPEPFGLRHSKADLNVLFEDGEQGLGGGVVHRTPLLGADRVRRLTGHLLALLGAATRAPDTPLAELGMLTPAERAELAPGGLRPGAATAPACLHTLVLDQIARTPEAVALVTDEGEWTYRELGERAARLARHLAGCGVRPGTLVGLCLGRGAQQPVAVLAVLLAGAAYVALDPGNPPARLRRVLADSGTALVVTDRPWAAACEGSGLPTVVLADDEAAVAAHDSAVPDTAAAVDPAALAYLVYTSGSTGRPKGVRTPHAAATAYLRDYLGGFGLGIEDTVLQLAGLAFDACVRDLLGPLTTGARVVLLNDERAADPGALVTAIDRHEVTCILSVVPTLLRALLTVAEERHPSPGGRLRLLLTAGEALDLADCARVGAAFAGRPTVVNQYGPTEATMTTTSALVTAAPGDRGPPRSASRSPVPGCGSSTGTATSPPWACPASCGSGVDGSPRAITASRRSPREALCPTPSPAFRAPACTAPATSPAARPTAR, from the coding sequence GTGCCGGCCAGCGGGGCTGACAACCGCGCGGACAAACTTCGCGACCTGATCACCCAGCGCCTGTCCGCGGCCCGCAGCGACCGCGGCCCCCGCACCGCCATCGAGCGCTCCAGCGGCCCCGGCCCCAGCGCCCCCGCCCAGGAGCGGATGCTCTTCCTCGAGGAACTCGAGCCCGGGACCTCCGCGTACCACCTCATCATGACCTTCCGGCTCGAGGGCCCGATCGACGCCGAGGAGCTGCAACGGGCGCTGCGCGGCATCGAGGAGCGCCACGAGGTGCTGCGCAGCGTGTACGAGCGGCGGGACGGCACGGAGACGATGGTGCCGCACGAGCCGTCGTTCGTGCTGCGCCGCGCCGAACTTTCCGACGACCCGGACGCCGTCGAGGCGCTGCAGGCGGCGGAGCTCAGGCGCACCTTCGATCTGCGCACCGGCCCGGTGTGGCGCGGGCTGCTGGCACGCACCGACGACACCCTGCACCACCTGGTGCTCACGGCGCACCACATCGCCATCGACGGTTGGTCGATGGACATCCTGCGGCAGGAGCTGGCGCAGGGGTACGCCGCCGAGCTCGGCCGGGCTTCCCGGCCCGCCGCACCCGCCGTCCGCTACGCCGACTACGCGGCCTGGGAACGCCGGGTCGTGGCCGCCGGCGGCCACGACGAGCAACTCGCGTACTGGCGGCAGCGGCTGGCCGACCTGCCGCCCGCGCTGGAGCTGCCCGCCGACCGGCGGCCGCCGCAGCGTCGCACCCGGCCGGGCGGCCTGGTGCACAGCTTCGTCGACGCCGACCTGGCCGGGTCCGTCCGCGCGCTCGCCCGAGACGCGGCGGCAACGCCGTTCATGGTGCTGCTGGCCTGCTTACAGACCCTGCTGCACCGCTACTCCGGCCAGTCCGACTTCCTCCTCGGCGTCCCCGTGGCGGGCCGGACGCAGCCGAGCACGAAACCGCTGATCGGCCTGTTCGTCAACACCGTCGTGCTGCGCGCCGACTGCCGCCCCGGACTGTCCTTCCGCGAGTTGCTCGACCGGGCTCGGGGCGACGCCGCCGCCGCGTTCGCGCACCAGGACGTGCCGTTCGAGCACGTGGTGCAGTCGCTGCCGATGACGCGGGACCTCGCGGCCACGCCGCTGTTCCAGGTGATGCTGGTCTGGAACGTGGCCGACCAGAGCGCATCGGCGCTCGGCGACGCCAAGGCCGTGTACGTGCCGTGCGCGGAGACGGGCGCGGCGAAGTTCGACCTGAGCCTGGAGGTCACCGAGGAGGGCGACTCGTACGAGCTGACTCTGGAGTACGACCGCGAGCTGTGGGACGAGGCGAGCGCCGCCCGGATCCTGGAGCATCTCGTCACCCTCGCCCGGGCCGCGGTAGCCGACCCCGGCCAGGAGATCGGGCGGTTGCCGCTGCTCGGCGCCGAGGAGCGCGAGCTGGCCGCCCGGCACGCCGAGGGACCCGTGCGCGAGCACCCCGGGCCGGTCGACCTGGCGGCCATGGTGGCCGAGCAGGCGGCGCGGGACGGCGACGCGGTGGCCCTGGTGTACGGCGGCAAGGAGCTGACGTACCGGGAACTCGACCGGCGGGCGAACCGTCTGGCCCACTACCTGCGGGCGCTGGGCGCTGTCCCCGACGAGCCGGTGGCGGTGCTGCTGGAGCGCTCCTTCGACCTGGTGGTGGCGATCCTGGGGATCGTCCGGTCCGGCGCCGCCTACCTGCCGCTCGACCCCGATCATCCGGCCGGGCGCACGGCCGCCGTGCTACGGGACGCGGCGGTGCGGCTCGTCGTCACACACACCGCCCTGGCCGGCGTGGCGGAGGCGGCCGGCTGCGCACCGGTGTGTCTCGACGCCACACCCGAGGCCGCCGACATCGCCGCCCGGCCTGGCGACTGGACGCTGCCCGCGGCCTGGCCGGACCAACTGGCGTACGTCTTCTACACCTCCGGGTCCACCGGCCGCCCCAAGGGCGTGATGGTCACGCACCGGGCGGCGCACAACCAGATCCGCTGGCAGGCCGACCGTTTCGGTATCGGTCCCGGCGAGACGGTCCTGCTGAAGACGAACGTCACCTTCGACGACTCCGTGGTCGAGGTCTTCGCCGCGCTCGCCGGCGGCGCCCGGCTGGTGATCGCGGAGCCCGGCGGCCACCGCGACCCGGAGTACCTGCGCGCCCTGATGGCCGGCGAGCGGGTCACCTACGTGCGGTTCGTACCGACCATGCTGGCCGCGTTGCTGGAACACGGCGGCGACGTGCCCGTGCCCTCCCTGCGGGTGCTCAAAAGCGCAGGGGAGCCGCTGCCACCCGAGCTGGCCGCCCGCTGCCTCGCGGCGTTCGACGCCGAGTTGTACAACGCCTACGGTCCTACCGAGACAGCCGTGAACGTCACTGCCGCGCGATGCTTTCCGGACGAGCCACTGGTGACGATCGGCACGCCTGTCGACAATGTTCGCTGCCACGTGCTCGACGACGCGTTCGCACCGCAGCCCGTCGGTGTGCCCGGAACGCTGTATGTTGGCGGCGTGCAGCTCGCCCGTGGCTACCTCGGGCGCCGCGGCTTGACCGCCGAGCAGTTCGTGCCGGACCCCTTCGGGCCGCCCGGCGGGCGGCTGTACCGCACCGGTGACCTCGTGCGCCGGTTGCCCGATGGCCGGCTCGACTACCTCGGCCGCGCCGACCGGCAGGTCAAGATCCGCGGCATGCGGATCGAGCTCGGCGAGATCGAGTCCACCCTGGCCGAGCACCCCGCGGTCGGCCAGGCGGTGGTCGCGGCCCGGGACGACCGGTCCGGCGGCGTGCGCCTCGTCGCCTACCTGCTGCCGAGTGCCGCCGGCACACCTGAGGCCGCAGCGCTGCGCGAGTGGCTGTCCGACCGGCTGCCCGATTACATGGTCCCGGCCGCCTTCGCCGTGCTTCCCGCCTTCCCGCTGCTGCCCAGCGGCAAAGTGGATCGCAAGAGCCTGCCGGACCCGGAGCCCGAGGCCACCCCGGCCGAGGCGTACGAGCCGCCGGAGGGTGAACTCGAACGAACCGTCGCGGAGATCTGGGCCCGTGTCCTCGGTGCCGACCAGATCGGTCGGAACGCCGGGTTCTTCGCCCGCGGCGGCCACTCCCTGCTCGCCATGGAGGCGCTGCTCGCCGTGCGGGAGCGGGTGAACAGGCAGGTGCCCCTGCGGCTGTTCTTCGAGGCGCCCACCCTCGCCGCGTTCGTCGCCCGCGTCGCCGAGCTGCCCGCGTCGCCGGACAGCGCCCCGACGGAGCCGGTGCGCGCCCGCGGCGAGGGTGTCGCGGACGTCTCCGCGGCCGAGGCGCGGATCTGGTTCGCCGACCAACTGGAGCCGGGCGACCCCGCGTACAACATGCCCGTCGTCTGCCGGTTACGCGGCGGCGTCGACGTGGCCGCGCTGCAGACGGCGCTGCGCGCGCTGCCCGCTGCGCACGAGGCGCTGCGCACCTGCTTCCCCTCGGTCGACGGGCAGCCCGTGCGCGTCGTGGCCGATGCGGTCGAGCTCCCGCAGCGCGTCGTCGACCTCGGTCACCTCGGCGAACAGGAGCGCCGCCGTGCGCTCGAGGCGGTGCTCGCGGAGGAGTCCGAAGCCCGCTTCGACCTGGCCAGCGGGCCGCTGGTGCGCGCGGCCGTGGTGCCGCTCGGCGACAACGAGCTCGTGCTGGCGCTGACCCCGCACCACATCGTCGCCGACGGATGGTCGATCCAGCTGCTGATCGAGGACCTGAGTACGGCGTACCGCGCGGCCCTCGCCGGCCGGCCCGCCGAGCTGCCCGGCCGGCTCGGTGCCGGTGACTACGCGAGCTGGCGGAACCGACCGGTCGCCGACGAGGTGCGGGCGGCGGAGCTGGCGCACTGGCGCGAGCGCCTGGCGGGGGCGCACGGGGCGCCCGAACTGCCCACCGACGCCCCACGCGATGCCCGCGACGGCTCGGCGGGCGCCGCCCTGCCGTTCGCGGTGCCGCCCGCGACGGCGGACCGGGTGCGGGAGCTGGCCCGGGTCGAGGGCTGCACGCCGTTCACGGTGATGCTGTCCGCGTACGCCGCCGTGCTCGCCCGCCACTGCGCCGCCGACGAGGTGGTGCTGACCATGCCCGTCGCCGACCGCGGCCGTCCCGACCTCGACGGCATCGTCGGCCTGCTCCTCGACACCGCCGTCCTGCGGATCCCGGTCCGGTCCGAGGACGGCTTCCGGACGCTGCTGCGCGCGGCGCGGACGGCCGTCCTGGACGCCCAGGAGCACCGGCTGCTGCCCTTCGACCAGGTGGTCGACGCGCTCGGGCTCGACGGCCGCGCGCTCACCCGGTACGCCGTGTCGATGGACCCGCTCCGGGCCGGCGCCGCCCCGTTCGCCGGTGGAGTCACCCTCGAGCCGGAGCCGTTCGGCCTGCGGCACTCCAAGGCCGACCTGAACGTGCTGTTCGAGGACGGCGAGCAGGGCCTCGGCGGAGGGGTCGTGCATCGCACGCCGCTGCTGGGCGCGGACCGCGTCCGGCGGCTGACGGGCCACCTGCTGGCCCTGCTCGGCGCGGCGACGCGCGCCCCGGACACCCCGCTGGCCGAACTCGGCATGCTCACTCCCGCCGAGCGCGCGGAGCTCGCCCCGGGCGGGCTGCGGCCCGGCGCTGCCACCGCCCCGGCCTGCCTGCACACCCTGGTCCTCGACCAGATCGCCCGCACACCGGAGGCCGTGGCCCTGGTCACCGACGAGGGGGAGTGGACGTACCGGGAACTCGGCGAGCGGGCCGCCCGCCTCGCCCGGCACCTGGCCGGGTGTGGTGTGCGGCCGGGCACGCTGGTGGGCCTCTGCCTCGGCCGGGGAGCGCAGCAGCCGGTCGCGGTGCTGGCCGTGCTGCTGGCGGGCGCCGCGTACGTCGCGCTCGACCCCGGCAACCCACCGGCCCGGCTGCGCCGCGTCCTGGCCGACAGCGGCACCGCCTTGGTCGTCACCGACCGCCCCTGGGCCGCGGCGTGCGAGGGCAGCGGTCTGCCCACCGTGGTGCTCGCCGACGACGAGGCGGCAGTCGCCGCGCACGACTCCGCCGTTCCCGACACCGCCGCGGCGGTCGACCCGGCCGCCCTCGCCTACCTCGTCTACACCTCCGGCTCCACCGGCCGGCCGAAAGGAGTGCGCACCCCGCACGCCGCAGCGACCGCCTATCTCCGCGACTATCTGGGTGGCTTCGGCCTCGGTATCGAGGACACCGTCCTGCAACTCGCCGGGCTGGCCTTCGACGCCTGCGTGCGCGACCTGCTCGGGCCGCTGACGACCGGGGCCCGGGTGGTCCTGCTGAACGACGAGCGCGCCGCCGACCCGGGGGCACTCGTCACCGCCATCGACCGGCACGAGGTCACCTGCATACTGAGCGTCGTGCCGACGCTACTGCGCGCGCTGCTGACCGTGGCCGAGGAGCGCCACCCGTCGCCGGGCGGCCGGCTGCGTCTGCTGTTGACCGCGGGGGAGGCCCTGGACCTAGCCGACTGCGCGCGCGTCGGCGCGGCGTTCGCCGGCCGGCCGACGGTTGTCAACCAGTACGGGCCGACGGAGGCCACCATGACCACCACCAGCGCGCTCGTCACCGCGGCACCGGGCGACCGCGGCCCGCCCCGCTCGGCGTCCCGGTCGCCGGTGCCCGGATGTGGATCGTCGACCGGCACGGCGACCTCGCCCCCGTGGGCGTGCCCGGCGAGCTGTGGATCGGGGGTGGACGGCTCGCCGAGGGCTATCACGGCCAGCCGGCGCTCACCGCGGGAAGCTTTGTGCCCGACCCCTTCTCCGGCGTTCCGGGCGCCCGCGTGTACCGCACCGGCGACCTCGCCCGCCGCGAGGCCGACGGCACGCTGA